Proteins encoded together in one Penicillium digitatum chromosome 1, complete sequence window:
- a CDS encoding basic proline-rich, protein MESRHEEMRHLPGTNSGVVPEGKEDVMIGFSQAPSRTRSPLARSHLRSRSLAGIPGTLSMTRAYSSPGLDSQGRYIFVNGRGAPVDTHRYPLQTRIDDHVDRMGSLNISETISENAELETLPKSPSQSASSPILMPQTFPRIGRLRPTSPLLFQPPISPSLHSSPVLGSKYNESYPNHSGSVSSISVPSTPTSLRSRSPSISSLETIPDIPDAENEALEEDRIAQLKAAADAADAATTANRRRGASDVANSVTLMRGGSGGYAARSDKRKRWSVCGAERRQDLDLETIWED, encoded by the coding sequence ATGGAGTCACGACATGAAGAGATGCGCCATCTACCCGGGACCAACTCCGGGGTTGTTCCCGAGGGTAAGGAGGACGTCATGATCGGTTTTTCACAGGCACCATCCCGGACACGATCCCCTTTGGCCCGATCGCATCTCCGCTCTCGATCACTGGCTGGAATCCCGGGTACGCTGTCTATGACGCGCGCTTATTCCTCCCCAGGGCTGGACTCCCAGGGTCGTTATATCTTCGTTAATGGCCGCGGGGCGCCAGTCGACACCCACCGATATCCCTTGCAAACGCGCATTGATGATCACGTCGACCGCATGGGCTCCCTCAACATCTCAGAAACCATCTCCGAAAACGCAGAATTGGAAACCCTTCCCAAGTCGCCCTCACAGTCAGCCTCATCTCCGATCCTGATGCCACAGACTTTCCCCCGCATCGGTCGCCTGCGTCCGACTTCACCCCTTCTGTTCCAGCCCCCCATCAGCCCCTCCTTGCATTCTTCGCCTGTTCTGGGCTCCAAATACAACGAATCTTACCCCAACCACTCGGGCTCCGTTTCGTCTATCTCTGTCCCCTCAACCCCGACCAGCCTTCGCTCCCGAAGCCCTAGCATTTCATCCCTGGAAACAATCCCCGATATCCCTGACGCGGAGAATGAGGCCCTGGAAGAGGATCGGATCGCGCAGTTGAAAGCCGCGGCTGACGCAGCCGACGCGGCAACTACTGCCAACCGACGGCGCGGCGCATCCGATGTGGCCAACTCAGTCACTCTAATGCGCGGGGGATCGGGCGGATATGCAGCTCGGAGCGATAAGCGGAAGCGATGGAGTGTCTGTGGTGCCGAGCGACGGCAGGATCTCGACTTGGAGACTATCTGGGAAGACTGA
- a CDS encoding Flavin containing amine oxidase, putative translates to MASSRHIGIIGAGISGLRCADILIQNGARVTILEARDRIGGRVHQSTVGDHTVDLGPNWIHGAGENPIMTIADETGTVMYDPEGGRHVSYSRDGHPLNDDVGAKVQEFVWTTIAEAFQHSNLHGESIPAETSLFDFFRERVQQTNFSDEETQLCLDACRLWGTYVGDQVDKQSLKFFRLEECVDGSNFIVASTYKRILEHVAKAAVAKADIHLNEPIISIKAPPRHNPSPTKHQVTVTTATGTIYDFDQVVVTCPLGWLKQNISAFTPALPPRLEQAINNISYGRLEKVYVTFPHAFWHTDNTSTSTTNTVFAQFLDPSYTPHPALIEWNQEFVSLASLPEPHAHPTLLFYTYGDGGAEIINRISELDPSSAEYRESLIEVLHPFYSRLPGYSAENPDCVPVALLATQWQKDVFAGNGSYCNFQVGIQEADVDVEVLRSGDGIGPLRGLWFAGEHTAPFVALGTTTGAFWSGERIARLICRGFGIGEVGGMGVKDDSLPSAGNGA, encoded by the exons ATGGCTTCAAGTCGGCACATCGGCATCATCGGCGCAGGCATTTCGGGCCTCCGTTGCGCCGACATCCTCATCCAAAACGGGGCCCGGGTAACAATCCTAGAAGCAAGAGATCGCATTGGTGGGAGG GTGCACCAATCAACGGTTGGAGACCATACGGTGGATCT AGGCCCCAATTGGATTCATGGCGCGGGGGAGAACCCTATCATGACCATAGCGGACGAAACGGGGACTGTGATGTATGATCCCGAGGGTGGACGGCATGTCTCCTACTCGCGAGACGGCCACCCACTCAACGACGACGTGGGTGCTAAAGTCCAGGAATTTGTCTGGACCACCATCGCAGAAGCCTTCCAGCACAGCAATCTCCACGGAGAAAGCATCCCCGCCGAGACAAGTCTATTCGATTTCTTCCGCGAACGAGTCCAGCAAACCAACTTCTCAGATGAGGAGACACAGCTCTGTCTCGATGCCTGTAGGCTCTGGGGTACCTATGTCGGTGATCAAGTTGACAAGCAGAGCTTGAAATTCTTCCGCTTGGAAGAATGTGTTGATGGGA GCAACTTCATCGTGGCATCTACATACAAGCGCATCCTAGAGCACGTCGCAAAAGCCGCCGTCGCCAAAGCCGACATCCACCTCAACGAACCGATCATAAGCATCAAAGCACCACCTCGCCACAACCCATCCCCAACAAAGCACCAAGTAACCGTCACAACCGCCACAGGAACCATATACGACTTCGACCAAGTAGTCGTGACCTGCCCCCTGGGCTGGCTGAAACAAAACATCTCAGCCTTCACACCGGCACTACCACCCCGTCTCGAACAAGCAATCAATAACATCTCTTACGGCCGATTGGAAAAAGTCTACGTGACATTCCCACATGCCTTCTGGCACACCGACAACACCAGTACCTCAACAACCAACACCGTCTTCGCCCAATTCCTCGACCCATCATATACACCCCACCCCGCACTCATCGAATGGAACCAAGAATTCGTCTCGCTAGCCTCACTCCCTGAACCACATGCCCACCCAACCCTCCTCTTCTACACCTACGGTGACGGCGGTGCAGAGATAATAAACCGTATTTCAGAGCTAGACCCCTCATCAGCCGAATACAGAGAATCCCTAATTGAAGTACTGCACCCGTTCTACTCCCGCCTTCCCGGGTACAGCGCCGAAAACCCGGATTGTGTGCCGGTTGCGCTGCTTGCTACGCAGTGGCAGAAAGATGTGTTTGCTGGCAATGGGTCATATTGTAATTTCCAGGTCGGGATACAAGAGGCGGATGTGGATGTTGAGGTTCTGAGGTCTGGGGATGGGATTGGTCCACTTAGAGGACTGTGGTTTGCTGGGGAGCATACGGCGCCGTTTGTGGCGCTTGGGACTACTACCGGTGCGTTTTGGAGTGGGGAGAGGATTGCGAGGTTGATCTGTCGGGGGTTTGGAATTGGGGAGGTTGGGGGAATGGGAGTGAAGGATGATTCTTTGCCTTCTGCTGGGAATGGGGCTTAA
- a CDS encoding uncharacterized protein (putative transposable element) — protein MAEDMKLKKNHMAIVLGIGLGVVLLIVFSLILTILINRRDRQSVRRSRKNPSERLRKLDKVSPICTLENWWTTTKGNLGLSEAVDGEFICAVCLEQVDRTQEIRELRCLHVFHRECLERWFLGDHFNCPLCHRAYYVADTPPRNDYLWMV, from the exons ATGGCCGAAGACATGAAACTAAAGAAAAACCATATGGCGATTGTCTTAGGCATTGGACTTGGGGTGGTGTTACTCATCGTGTTTAGTTTGAT TCTGACAATACTCATCAACCGCCGGGACAGACAGTCAGTCCGGAGATCAAGGAAAAATCCCAGTGAGCGGTTACGGAAGTTGGATAAGGTCTCGCCAATTTGCACGCTCGAGAACTGGTGGACGACCACGAAAGGGAACCTCGGATTATCTGAGGCCGTCGATGGAGAATTCATTTG CGCTGTTTGTTTGGAGCAAGTAGATCGCACGCAGGAAATTCGTGAACTGCGATGCTTGCACGTTTTCCACCGGGAATGTTTGGAAAGGTGGTTCTTAGGAGACCATTTCAACTGCCCGCTGTGCCATCGGGCCTATTATGTGGCCGACACACCTCCGCGGAACGATTATCTGTGGATGGTATGA
- a CDS encoding Putative Short chain dehydrogenase reductase family, which produces MAYEHQGLAGVPKQFVLCFDGTGNKFAGDESDSNVLKIFRMLDRSKSHQYHYYQPGIGTYVTSKSLTSHGRIQRIKSAYQKAKDSAVGSSFDEHVMGGYKFLMRYYSPGDEIFFIGFSRGSYIARFLAEMLDYIGLLEAGNEELVRFAWKTFAKWQQRSDDSEEEREEKQKLFAYMKAFRETFSRPISRIRFMGLFDTVNSVPRFETAWMQRTKFPYTARSSAKVIRHAVGIDERRAKFRQDLISGARPKEKKKHRRHPLLPTTHLNLFHQDQKEKPQEEHSDNVPAIRVNDNPEAEEENGEKVEPESDAFKYGPSTGETYYHTGRRGSHHQASHKSSHPPSRTGSERGTKQPNKYRTPSPRRRLAVPKASMDDLHAVRSRDSFQSLHSNTLSVQIPIVEVDSSDDDDDQDIHEVWFPGCHADIGGGWTLSDGETWALSHAPLVWMTQEAQKAGLELDERKMKQFQCLEEYDGDYSSIREEINTRRPNRCGEPRAENDDAFRSIPGANERTAASRDFWHALHASSTKGLLHDCLMFNQGIPTMSVITWRIMEWLPFRRMDLQPDGSWKPISWPLPRGEVRDVPLNAEIHVSAIRRMKADPKYRPGNLIVGGGGRGIRVAPEKYGMGEWVVSKHEGDWVRETYVRKNIPMCKEEEQMN; this is translated from the exons ATGGCTTATGAACACCAAGGCCTGGCGGGTGTGCCAAAGCAGTTCGTGCTTTGCTTCGATGGTACCGGAAACAAATTCGCCGGTGACGAGTCCGATAGCAATGTGCTCAAGATCTTTCGC ATGCTTGACCGCAGCAAAAGTCACCAGTACCACTACTATCAGCCGGGCATTGGCACATATGTGACCTCAAAGTCGCTGACTAGCCACGGCCGAATCCAGCGGATCAAGTCCGCCTATCAAAAGGCCAAGGACTCGGCGGTCGGGTCTTCCTTTGATGAGCATGTCATGGGTGGCTATAAGTTCCTGATGAGATACTATTCCCCTGGCGATGAAATCTTCTTCATCGGGTTTAGTCGTGGTTCATACATCGCACGATTCCTGGCAGAGATGCTGGACTATATCGGTCTCCTCGAAGCAGGAAATGAGGAGCTGGTCCGCTTTGCTTGGAAGACATTCGCCAAGTGGCAGCAGCGATCTGACGATTCGGAAGAAGAACGCGAAGAGAAGCAGAAGCTCTTCGCATACATGAAGGCTTTCCGTGAGACGTTCAGCCGTCCGATCTCGCGTATCCGTTTCATGGGTCTCTTCGACACCGTCAACAGTGTACCGCGCTTCGAGACCGCATGGATGCAGCGCACCAAGTTCCCCTACACGGCACGCAGCTCGGCCAAGGTGATTCGCCATGCCGTGGGTATTGACGAGCGCCGCGCAAAGTTCCGCCAAGATCTGATCTCTGGGGCGCGCCctaaggagaagaagaaacaCCGCCGCCACCCCCTTTTGCCCACAACCCATCTAAACCTCTTCCACCAGGACCAAAAGGAGAAGCCCCAGGAGGAACACTCAGACAACGTTCCTGCCATTCGAGTCAATGACAACCCGGAggcggaagaggagaatgGGGAGAAGGTCGAGCCTGAGTCTGATGCCTTCAAATATGGGCCCAGCACTGGAGAGACATACTACCACACCGGGCGGCGTGGCTCGCATCACCAAGCTTCACACAAATCCTCGCATCCACCCTCCCGCACGGGTAGCGAACGCGGAACAAAGCAGCCCAACAAATACCGCACACCCTCTCCCCGACGCAGGCTCGCTGTGCCCAAAGCATCAATGGACGATCTTCACGCTGTGCGAAGCAGAGACTCCTTCCAAAGCCTGCATTCCAACACCCTATCCGTGCAAATTCCCATCGTCGAGGTCGATTCaagcgacgacgacgacgaccAAGACATTCACGAGGTCTGGTTCCCAGGCTGCCACGCAGATATCGGCGGCGGGTGGACGCTCTCGGACGGCGAGACATGGGCGCTCAGCCACGCGCCACTCGTATGGATGACACAGGAGGCACAGAAGGCCGGACTTGAGCTGGACGAGCGAAAGATGAAACAGTTCCAGTGTCTGGAGGAGTATGACGGTGATTATAGTTCCATCCGGGAAGAAATTAATACCCGGCGGCCGAATCGGTGCGGTGAGCCTCGGGCTGAAAACGATGATGCGTTCCGCTCTATACCGGGGGCGAATGAGCGCACTGCTGCAAGTCGCGACTTCTGGCATGCGCTGCACGCCTCCAGTACGAAGGGCTTATTGCATGACTGTCTGATGTTCAACCAGGGCATTCCTACTATGTCGGTTATTACGTGGCGCATAATGGAATGGTTGCCGTTCCGTCGTATGGATCTGCAGCCTGATGGGTCGTGGAAGCCGATTAGCTGGCCGTTGCCTCGTGGTGAGGTGCGGGATGTTCCGCTGAATGCGGAGATCCACGTCTCTGCTATCCGGCGTATGAAGGCAGATCCCAAATACCGTCCTGGGAATCTgattgttggtggtggtggtcgtGGTATACGTGTGGCACCGGAGAAGTATGGTATGGGTGAGTGGGTGGTGTCCAAGCATGAAGGTGACTGGGTGCGGGAGACCTACGTCCGCAAGAACATCCCCATGTGCAAGGAGGAGGAACAGATGAATTGA
- a CDS encoding Homeobox transcription factor, putative translates to MSDPEASVAISSSPSLPATDSNPLNYAFLVHSQKTLTQNLPPRVDNKLLARQKRRRTSPEDHAVLESEYQQNSKPDKAARTSIVNRVSLGEKEVQIWFQNRRQNDRRKSKPLQPHELLAPRSGMVDSSGQPLSDDNASTEPGSSSGAEQFDNDHRAEMVSKPWHGGLLQFSDDSDPVIEDKDELELPQSTQTSIATEAAGETPPTTQEEFSQLVNDPAENSLLQLPKRKRSVSDIQGEGGKEQQAAIIQHIQTTPTKSPPSLRLSMSFDGEALLRNEGELTPSPPKGRNALRIAMSSDGKAVIRGENEPSPSKNRVAMFSVRRTPMSSLRRSSSAVFPVTPRAGVAEKDRAFGRSRDPRNWESFCDTDARSALSTSTSGSNGSPGLFQSRSQRSLPRSASGRFSLAVHGDPNTPISQSMGEKRRKLARTVSSLGRLETGRNKANMIPSHLSKPLFSKSGKSDLEQDLGDSDKENWVPGTRSTIIRRRNTSHLPRPVLRDANRTRGLGISTGKRNRPLQTGSQGKALPELSAEVSAFMASGSGDSQEDDLDCVQGLLSLSQGAWR, encoded by the exons ATGTCTGATCCGGAGGCTTCGGTGGCGATCTCATCCTCGCCTTCTCTCCCGGCCACCGACTCCAATCCTCTCAACTACGCTTTTCTCGTTCATTCGCAAAAAACCCTCACACAGAACCTCCCTCCTCGTGTTGACAACAAACTGTTAGCCCGTCAGAAGCGACGTCGGACTAG CCCAGAGGATCACGCAGTCCTCGAATCCGAGTACCAGCAAAATTCTAAGCCAGACAAAGCAGCTCGCACGAGTATTGTAAACCGCGTCTCTCTCGGCGAGAAAGAGGTCCAA ATTTGGTTCCAAAACCGCCGCCAGAACGATCGTCGGAAATCCAAACCTCTCCAGCCTCACGAATTACTTGCCCCGCGGTCGGGCATGGTCGATTCATCGGGTCAGCCTCTCAGTGATGATAACGCGTCCACGGAGCCGGGGTCTTCAAGTGGGGCAGAACAGTTTGACAACGATCACCGCGCAGAAATGGTATCCAAACCATGGCATGGGGGGCTCTTACAATTTTCAGATGACTCAGATCCGGTAATTGAAGATAAAGATGAACTTGAGCTTCCACAGAGCACTCAAACAAGCATCGCGACAGAGGCCGCTGGGGAAACTCCGCCCACCACCCAGGAAGAGTTTTCCCAACTGGTGAATGACCCTGCAGAAAACTCCCTTCTGCAGTTACCAAAACGGAAACGGTCGGTATCGGATATCCAGGGCGAGGGGGGAAAAGAGCAGCAAGCCGCAATCATACAACACATACAAACCACGCCTACCAAGTCACCTCCGTCGCTGCGATTGTCGATGTCATTTGATGGAGAGGCTTTGCTCCGCAATGAGGGCGAACTGACGCCGTCGCCACCCAAGGGCCGCAACGCCTTGCGGATCGCGATGTCATCGGATGGAAAGGCAGTAATCCGCGGAGAGAACGAACCATCGCCGTCCAAGAACCGCGTGGCGATGTTCTCGGTTCGCCGAACACCGATGTCAAGCCTGCGACGTAGCAGCAGCGCGGTCTTCCCAGTGACCCCGCGGGCAGGTGTAGCCGAGAAAGATCGTGCTTTCGGTCGCTCTCGTGATCCACGAAACTGGGAATCATTCTGTGATACGGACGCAAGAAGTGCTTTATCAACATCGACCAGTGGGTCAAATGGTTCTCCAGGTCTCTTCCAATCTCGCAGCCAGCGCTCGTTGCCTCGGAGTGCCTCGGGGCGGTTCAGCCTCGCTGTCCACGGCGACCCAAACACGCCGATCTCTCAGTCCATGGGAGAGAAGAGACGGAAGCTCGCCCGCACCGTTTCATCTCTAGGACGATTGGAGACAGGCCGAAACAAGGCGAACATGATTCCATCTCATCTGTCTAAACCTCttttttccaagtctggcaagTCGGATCTCGAGCAAGACCTCGGCGACTCTGACAAAGAGAACTGGGTTCCAGGCACACGATCGACAATCATTCGTCGTCGCAATACTTCACACCTCCCGCGACCGGTCCTTCGCGATGCGAACCGTACTCGCGGTCTCGGCATCTCGACTGGCAAACGCAATCGACCACTCCAGACTGGCTCTCAGGGTAAAGCCCTCCCCGAACTCAGTGCCGAAGTATCTGCTTTCATGGCCAGTGGGTCAGGGGATAGCCAAGAAGATGACCTGGACTGCGTGCAGGGTCTCCTGTCGTTGAGCCAGGGGGCCTGGCGATAA
- a CDS encoding Psi-producing oxygenase C: MLRRISTQFKRSKDLKDSKDFKDSNGENTENSTEKNSKRASKVSPTRKSFSAKEEHHVVKRAEVVAVFEKFAQAIHASKEPLPNQTSDGAYLKHDKSSGLINDIKSLGFRELNTVKDLIASKASGELVDDKTYLMERIIQMVADLPGNSKNRTELTSLFLDELWNSIPHPPLSYMGDEYKYRSADGSNNNPTLPWLGAANTAYCRTIPPLTIQPSGLPDAGLIFDTLFARQEFTPHPNKVSSVFFDWASLIIHDIFQTDYRQQHLNKTSAYLDLSILYGDVQEQQDLIRSHQDGKLKPDCFSEGRLQALPAACGVLLVMLNRFHNHVVTQLAEINENGRFSKPRPGLSEEDAKKVWTKRDEDLFQTGRLITCGLYINITLYDYLRTIVNLNRTNSTWCLDPRAQVEKAGATPSGLGNQCSVEFNLAYRWHSTISQGDEKWIEQIYHDLMGKPAEEVTMPELLMGLKKVEGLLDTDPAKRTFARLQRNEDGFFNDGELVNILTHATEDVASSFGPRNVPKAMRSIEILGIEASRRWNVGSLNEFRKHFGLKPYETFEEVNSNPEISNTLRHLYDHPDFIELYPGIVTEEAKEPMIPGVGIAPTYTISRAVLSDAVALVRGDRHYTIDYNPRNLTNWGYNECRYDLNINQGCIFYKLATRAFPNHYRPDSIYAHYPMTIPSENRNIMKDLGREQDYSWDKPAFIEPRVNLASHQNAKLLLENQRDFRPSWARSVSELFGKGEFDTKQREAIGKALNTEDFPKLVKTFYEDITERLIVEKGGQLGKINQIDITRDVGNLAHVHFASTIFGIPLKTEQSPQGLFTEHEMYMILSTIFSALFFDVDAPRSYALNHAASAVSTQLGQVVEATVKADTNSGLFSGIMDSFRPHDNALREFGTEAVRRMKEAGSSASDITWSAIIPTIVGLVPSQGQVFTQIIEFYTAPENQAHLAAIHSLTKTDSAESDEKLHRYCLEAIRLNGTFGAFREAKEAVTIEEDGKVYAVQPGQQVFASFNQANHDPSVFPEPYQVNLHRPLNSYINHGQGPTTGFGEQITKIALVAMLRVVGRLQGLRRAAGAQGQLQKIPQEGGYYVYLRGDGAAYCPFPMSLKLHWDGPVGQKKTPSS; encoded by the exons ATGCTGAGGAGAATCTCGACCCAGTTTAAACGGTCCAAGGACTTGAAGGATTCTAAGGATTTCAAGGACTCTAATGGGGAGAACACAGAGAATAGCACAGAGAAGAACAGCAAACGTGCCTCGAAGGTCTCACCAACTCGAAAGTCCTTCTCGGCTAAGGAGGAACATCACGTCGTGAAGCGTGCCGAGGTCGTTGCTGTATTTGAGAAGTTTGCGCAGGCGATTCACGCTTCAAAGGAGCCATTGCCCAATCAGACCAGTGATGGCGCCTACTTGAAGCATGACAAGTCGTCCGGTCTCATTAATGACATCAAGTCTCTGGGATTCCGCGAGTTAAATACCGTTAAAGACCTGATCGCGAGCAAAGCCTCCGGTGAGCTGGTTGATGACAAGACTTACTTGATGGAGCGCATTATCCAAATGGTCGCGGATTTGCCTGGTAACTCCAAGAACCGCACCGAACTCACCAGTTTATTCCTGGATGAGCTATGGAACTCAattcctcatcctcctctcTC TTACATGGGAGACGAATACAAGTACCGCTCCGCCGATGGCTCAAACAACAACCCTACTCTCCCGTGGCTGGGAGCTGCGAATACCGCCTACTGCCGCACTATCCCTCCCCTGACCATCCAGCCCAGTGGATTGCCTGACGCCGGTTTGATTTTTGATACCCTCTTTGCTCGTCAGGAGTTTACCCCGCATCCCAACAAGGTCTCCAGTGTTTTCTTCGACTGGGCCTCCTTGATTATTCACG ACATCTTCCAAACCGACTACCGTCAACAGCACTTGAACAAGACTTCCGCTTATCTTGACTTGTCCATTTTGTATGGCGATGTCCAGGAGCAACAGGATCTGATCCGCTCCCACCAAGACGGAAAGCTGAAGCCCGACTGCTTCTCCGAGGGTCGTCTGCAGGCTCTGCCTGCTGCCTGCGGTGTTCTGCTGGTCATGCTGAACCGTTTCCACAACCATGTTGTTACTCAGCTAGCTGAAATCAATGAAAATGGTCGCTTCAGCAAGCCCCGCCCTGGTCTGTCTGAGGAGGACGCCAAGAAAGTCTGGACTAAGCGTGATGAGGACCTGTTCCAGACTGGTCGTCTGATCACCTGCGGTCTGTACATCAACATCACTCTATATGATTACCTGCGCACCATTGTCAACTTGAACCGCACCAATTCCACCTGGTGCTTGGATCCACGTGCCCAAGTTGAAAAGGCCGGAGCCACTCCATCCGGTCTCGGCAACCAGTGCTCGGTTGAGTTCAATTTGGCCTACCGGTGGCACTCCACCATCAGCCAAGGCGACGAGAAGTGGATTGAGCAGATCTACCATGACCTCATGGGCAAGCCTGCCGAGGAGGTCACTATGCCTGAGCTACTGATGGGGTTGAAGAAGGTTGAGGGTTTGCTCGACACTGACCCCGCCAAGCGTACCTTCGCCCGCTTGCAGCGTAACGAAGATGGATTCTTCAATGATGGAGAGCTGGTAAACATTCTGACTCACGCCACCGAGGACGTGGCCAGCTCTTTCGGCCCCCGAAACGTTCCCAAGGCTATGCGCTCTATCGAGATCCTCGGGATCGAGGCTTCGCGTAGATGGAATGTTGGTTCTCTCAACGAGTTCCGTAAGCACTTCGGTTTGAAGCCTTACGAGACTTTCGAGGAAGTCAATTCCAACCCCGAGATCTCTAATACCCTGCGTCACCTCTATGACCACCCTGATTTTATTGAGCTATACCCCGGTATTGTCACCGAGGAGGCCAAGGAGCCCATGATTCCAGGTGTCGGTATCGCCCCGACCTATACCATCTCCCGTGCTGTGTTGTCGGATGCCGTTGCCCTTGTCCGTGGTGACCGTCATTACACGATTGACTACAACCCCCGGAACCTAACCAACTGGGGCTACAACGAGTGCCGCTACGATCTCAATATCAACCAGGGCTGCATATTCTATAAGCTGGCCACGCGCGCCTTCCCCAACCACTACAGGCCTGACTCCATCTACGCTCATTACCCTATGACTATCCCCAGCGAGAACCGTAACATCATGAAGGATCTAGGCCGTGAGCAGGATTACTCCTGGGACAAGCCTGCCTTCATAGAGCCTCGTGTCAACTTGGCCTCTCACCAAAATGCCAAGCTACTGCTTGAGAACCAGAGGGACTTCCGTCCCAGTTGGGCCCGCTCCGTGTCTGAGCTCTTCGGCAAGGGCGAGTTTGATACCAAGCAGCGTGAGGCTATCGGCAAGGCTCTCAATACTGAAGATTTCCCCAAGCTCGTCAAGACCTTCTACGAAGACATCACCGAGCGTTTGATTGTCGAGAAGGGTGGCCAGCTGGGCAAGATCAACCAGATTGATATCACTCGTGATGTCGGCAACCTGGCTCACGTCCACTTCGCCTCTACCATCTTTGGCATTCCCCTGAAGACCGAGCAGAGCCCGCAGGGTCTCTTCACCGAGCACGAGATGTACATGATCCTTTCCACCATTTTCTCCGCTCTATTCTTCGATGTCGACGCTCCTCGTTCTTACGCCCTGAACCATGCCGCCTCCGCCGTCTCCACCCAGCTCGGTCAGGTCGTCGAAGCCACCGTCAAGGCCGACACCAACAGTGGCCTCTTCTCCGGCATCATGGACAGCTTCCGGCCGCATGACAACGCCCTCCGCGAGTTCGGAACTGAAGCTGTCCGCCGCATGAAGGAGGCCGGATCCAGCGCCTCCGACATTACCTGGTCTGCCATCATCCCAACGATCGTCGGTCTGGTCCCCAGTCAGGGCCAGGTTTTCACCCAAATCATCGAGTTCTACACCGCGCCCGAAAACCAGGCCCACCTGGCTGCAATCCATAGCCTCACCAAGACCGACTCTGCCGAATCGGACGAGAAGTTGCACCGCTACTGTCTGGAGGCTATTCGCCTGAACGGCACCTTTGGCGCCTTCCGCGAGGCCAAGGAAGCTGTCACCATCGAGGAAGACGGCAAGGTCTACGCTGTCCAACCCGGTCAGCAGGTCTTCGCCTCCTTCAACCAGGCAAACCACGATCCTAGCGTTTTCCCCGAGCCCTACCAGGTCAACCTCCATCGCCCTCTCAACTCATACATCAATCACGGCCAGGGTCCTACAACCGGATTTGGCGAGCAGATTACCAAGATCGCGCTTGTTGCCATGCTGCGTGTCGTCGGTCGTCTGCAGGGTC